The following proteins are encoded in a genomic region of Tigriopus californicus strain San Diego chromosome 6, Tcal_SD_v2.1, whole genome shotgun sequence:
- the LOC131882392 gene encoding uncharacterized protein LOC131882392: MADHTLDELNEHGLTGENSTNLNGAFTVKKIEDLLPIPQGLPNPKFPSKTECSSTPSALEVELQMLEPIWFEAVCRENKGATVEQIQILVDIKLQQVRQLIPARWMAEKTFKSHCQMLEQIHDSLAQVLTTLQSNEIVYSSARIEEYQAQRAIQDWSTSRQPDFEASYQEASRAWYKPGNDPLTTPFTCIRDKFGSLIARYEYERSIRPALGGGDVGSGGSPNNSEPTPSCPTSCPVTMKQFNVSTRIDRFEGDLKDPNVMAIFTRWKSQWEALVEEMKTLPGFDTVLLFDKLQQVLSPLALKSVFHHPPASPHSYEAAMKDLCNKFEDPMAVVTLFMIRGLTRRSSSLKQLQYVKESFNWLQNVKSTFQLENVDVFSFALNSTFVKALSRDMIAKWEQYKIQVKRDYRLKCEAAKNSGDPLPEWKCGMVENYDQFKAWLRLQSAQLKQSTSRKRPSSPSMTETQPPMKKRLNESSCFICDPVSPSHRVSACRRALSMPLKVWKKVCQNRSFCFKCADFL, translated from the coding sequence ATGGCCGACCACACCCTTGATGAGCTGAATGAACATGGGCTAACAGGCGAAAACAGCACCAATTTGAACGGAGCCTTCACAGTCAAGAAGATAGAAGATCTCCTACCCATTCCACAGGGTTTGCCTAATCCCAAGTTCCCCTCCAAAACCGAGTGTAGCTCAACACCCTCGGCCTTGGAGGTCGAGCTTCAAATGCTTGAACCGATTTGGTTTGAGGCCGTGTGTCGGGAAAACAAAGGGGCCACGGTTGAGCAAATCCAAATTCTGGTGGATATCAAGCTTCAACAAGTGCGACAATTGATCCCTGCGCGTTGGATGGCCGAGAAGACATTCAAATCCCATTGCCAAATGTTGGAGCAAATCCACGATAGTCTCGCTCAAGTTCTGACCACCCTGCAATCCAATGAAATCGTTTACAGCTCGGCCAGAATTGAGGAGTATCAAGCCCAACGAGCCATCCAGGATTGGTCCACTTCGAGGCAACCCGATTTTGAGGCCAGCTATCAAGAGGCCTCTCGAGCTTGGTACAAACCCGGCAACGACCCGCTCACCACCCCCTTTACTTGTATTCGAGACAAGTTTGGCAGTTTGATTGCCCGTTATGAGTACGAGAGATCGATCCGACCTGCTTTAGGTGGTGGCGATGTTGGCAGTGGCGGCTCTCCGAATAACAGTGAACCCACCCCTTCGTGCCCAACCTCGTGCCCTGTGACAATGAAACAATTCAATGTGAGCACAAGGATCGATCGTTTTGAAGGCGATCTCAAAGATCCCAATGTGATGGCTATTTTTACTCGTTGGAAGAGCCAGTGGGAGGCTCTCGTTGAAGAGATGAAGACTCTTCCTGGTTTTGATACGGTCTTGCTCTTCGACAAGTTGCAACAAGTGTTGTCTCCATTGGCCTTAAAATCAGTGTTTCATCATCCTCCTGCTTCTCCACACTCCTACGAAGCTGCCATGAAGGATCTTTGCAATAAATTCGAGGACCCAATGGCCGTGGTCACCCTCTTCATGATTCGAGGTCTCACCCGACGGAGTTCGTCATTGAAGCAATTGCAATACGTCAAGGAGTCCTTTAATTGGCTTCAAAACGTCAAGAGCACGTTTCAACTCGAGAATGTGGACGTTTTCAGCTTTGCCCTCAATAGCACCTTTGTCAAGGCCTTGTCCCGGGATATGATTGCCAAATGGGAGCAATACAAGATTCAGGTGAAGCGTGACTATCGATTGAAGTGCGAGGCTGCCAAGAACAGTGGAGACCCGCTCCCGGAATGGAAATGTGGCATGGTCGAGAATTACGACCAATTCAAGGCCTGGCTTCGTCTTCAGAGTGCCCAGCTCAAGCAATCCACGTCTCGGAAAAGGCCATCCTCCCCTTCCATGACCGAGACCCAACCTCCAATGAAGAAGCGATTGAATGAATCAAGTTGCTTTATTTGCGACCCCGTCAGTCCAAGTCACCGTGTGAGTGCATGCCGTAGAGCACTGTCCATGCCCCTTAAAGTGTGGAAGAAGGTCTGTCAAAATCGCTCCTTTTGCTTTAAGTGTGCCGACTTTCTATAG